A part of Andrena cerasifolii isolate SP2316 chromosome 10, iyAndCera1_principal, whole genome shotgun sequence genomic DNA contains:
- the Rcd1 gene encoding reduction in Cnn dots 1 isoform X3, giving the protein MLAIMSAMPSTSSSGSRVSSPISDTFDDSPNRLTTYLHQLAGCYEMNVDVVTKDHCYARPWNWKPENIYVKPVKRLFFPKKSVPAEKAICDEEIDVEEDAVQAFLPPVDFTRAHHQMDELQRLANFARQDENEDWEEQLDKIPWSPVQNRIFTKVLEILNSERLARLAKASSLIEPIHRRTLVDTAARRFRETLASAGWDWRLAQWLHSLLFDHLPQQYLGIYLDILQTLRLKIPQLIDKMIAVQPNINAKTGSITWETLGSLLKRSWDPISPSLNINRIKKLPGNPILIIAPSGVGSNISSRQHKWISQLGALGMVVTVHTHLGLTANRMTMMVCIDQLVQATRTKIQDVRSDCPGQPIVLVGFNTGAALACQVAQLEHVTAVICLGFPFSTVEGKRNTPDDTLMDIRCPVMFIIGQNATLVRGDDLEGLRERMLVETSLIVVGSADDHLRISTARKISEGITQSMADRCILDEIGDFVGSILSQPHPLPLRSMSLSNYENKSNRKESRKRRNSTSSFVDSEPNSPTVKRCRPNTPISPITVSVGHNAQSPETTIPKAATFGAQSSLVTVSGAHTSHTQTVKRKPRVINNQKAHYVEHPMSSRFPGQQNSNSDNGGITLNIGSLASLAPIGPIRLAPAASSTSQTVSTTQKLTTPKYSVASAKVPKIIPANLQLQNLPKMKAIVSSNKAFSKVMSNNYRHLNISDVHADAKLLKVLQTTPGNQIGLNTPTAAIHGLPTVGATNGSLSNILLNGKSSMTLATISSSSSSSSSSSLSSSSSSSSSSSSSSSSSSSSSSSSSSSSSSSSSTRVSAAACSILPTHNTAAATSVASTTTASTISKVMDDMATTTGNSSHPVQSSTHTLDAIKMSQLAQQQVTTCINSNNSHNTSCGNVIMVESSLVAKPIYSSVVLPLTSHSSTTILPPSNKLKAIQKSTKGVSKITVSASNLQRIHKANPTSKALQKNCLVNDIDDDLGNILDIPIIFAKDDDNLNSIERNPPLPQVAVPADVYEKNASKLLNSSSTRVVLISNKQDKLHHQTSTSKLFVSPCTRTITCPNVDIASLNHAMMRARAQNPAASKPKAVIPIHTRTSQPTIKYTKIILAKRNSQPSQGDNKNDKSDKNERVVVTKAIDKINTPKLLNHNKDEHKYARITERQFRESEYKSADETLEIEDAIKMNIIERKCIPMQRVDSTSPTNHDNANQTFTETKVNIKDDNLLQRNR; this is encoded by the exons atGTTGGCAATAATGTCAGCAATGCCTTCCACGTCATCAAGTGGCTCTAGAGTGTCGAGTCCCATCAGCGATACTTTCGACGATAGTCCAAACAGATTGACCACGTATTTGCATCAGCTTGCTGGCTGCTATGAAATGAATGTCGACGTGGTTACAAAAGATCATTGTTATGCCCGCCCATGGAATTGGAAACCAGAAAATATATACGTGAAACCTGTAAAAAGGCTTTTCTTCCCCAAGAAAAGTGTACCAGC GGAGAAAGCCATTTGTGACGAAGAAATTGATGTAGAAGAAGATGCTGTCCAAGCATTTCTACCACCGGTAGATTTTACAAGAGCTCACCATCAAATGGACGAACTTCAAAGGTTGGCTAATTTTGCTCGGCAAGATGAAAACGAAGATTGGGAAGAACAACTTGATAAAATTCCATGGTCTCCGGTTCAGAATCGAATATTTACCAAAGtgcttgaaatattaaattcagagAGACTCGCAAGATTAGCCAAAGCAAGTAGTCTTATAGAACCAATTCATCGACGTACATTAGTCGATACAGCTGCAAGAAGATTTAGAGAAACATTGGCGTCCGCTGGTTGGGATTGGAGGCTCGCGCAATGGTTGCATAGTCTATTATTCGATCACCTTCCTCAACAATACCTTGGAATCTATCTGGACATATTGCAAACGTTAAGACTGAAAATTCCTCAACTTATCGATAAAATGATTGCTGTACAGCCAAATATCAATGCAAAAACAGGTTCTATAACATGGGAAACTCTTGGATCTCTTCTAAAACGATCGTGGGATCCAATTAGTCCGAGTTTAAATATCAATAGAATT AAAAAATTACCAGGAAATCCAATTTTAATAATAGCCCCTTCCGGTGTCGGATCTAATATCTCTTCTCGACAACACAAGTGGATCTCTCAATTAGGAGCTTTAGGGATGGTTGTTACCGTTCATACACATTTAGGATTGACAGCCAATAGAATGACCATGATGGTGTGCATCGACCAACTGGTTCAGGCTACAAGGACTAAAATACAAGACGTTAGAAGCGATTGCCCTGGCCAACCAATAGTACTGGTTGGTTTTAATACCGGTGCTGCCCTTGCGTGTCAG GTAGCGCAGTTGGAACATGTAACCGCCGTTATTTGTCTCGGTTTCCCTTTTTCTACGGTCGAGGGAAAACGGAATACGCCTGATGATACGCTAATGGATATTCGGTGTCCGGTTATGTTCATTATTGGGCAAAATGCTACACTTGTAAGGGGCGATGATTTGGAAGGTCTTAGGGAAAGGATGTTGGTAGAAACAAGTTTGATAGTAGTTGGATCGGCTGATGATCATTTAAGAATATCTACCGCAAGAAAGATATCGGAAGGTATTACGCAAAGTATGGCGGATAGATGTATCTTGGATGAAATCGGAGACTTTGTGGGTAGTATTCTCTCGCAACCACACCCCTTACCATTAAGATCAATGTCATTGTCAAATTATGAGAATAAAAGCAACAGAAAAGAGTCTCGGAAACGAAGAAACTCGACAAGTAGTTTTGTGGATAGTGAACCGAATTCTCCAACAGTAAAGAGATGTCGCCCGAATACACCGATATCTCCGATTACAGTGTCCGTTGGACACAACGCACAATCACCTGAAACTACGATTCCTAAAGCAGCAACATTCGGCGCGCAATCGAGTTTGGTGACAGTGAGTGGAGCACATACGAGTCACACACAGACGGTAAAGCGAAAACCTCGCGTGATCAATAACCAGAAAGCTCACTATGTAGAGCACCCGATGTCGTCTAGATTTCCCGGTCAG CAGAATTCCAATTCAGATAATGGCGGCATAACGTTAAATATCGGCTCTTTGGCAAGTCTAGCGCCAATCGGTCCGATACGTCTAGCTCCGGCGGCATCGTCGACAAGTCAAACTGTATCTACCACCCAAAAATTAACTACACCCAAGTACTCGGTTGCCTCGGCTAAAGTGCCCAAGATTATACCGGCCAATCTACAACTACAGAATCTACCAAAAATGAAAGCAATCGTATCGTCCAACAAAGCTTTCTCTAAAGTAATGTCAAACAACTACAGGCATCTTAATATTTCTGATGTACACGCTGATGCAAAATTGCTCAAAGTTTTACAAACAACACCAGGAAACCAAATTGGATTGAATACGCCTACTGCAG CGATACACGGTTTACCTACGGTTGGGGCGACAAATGGATCTTTATCGAATATCTTGCTAAATGGCAAAAGTTCAATGACACTCGCCACAATCTCGTCGTCATCATCGTCCTCATCCTCTTCGTCtttgtcctcctcgtcctcgtcgtcgtcgtcctcgtcctcgtcgtcctcatcgtcgtcgtcgtcgtcgtcgtcgtcgtcgtcgtcgtcgtcatcgtcgtcatctaCGCGTGTATCAGCAGCGGCTTGTAGTATTCTACCGACACACAACACGGCTGCGGCAACTAGCGTAGCATCGACTACTACTGCATCGACCATATCAAAAG TGATGGACGACATGGCAACAACCACCGGTAACTCTTCGCATCCTGTGCAGAGTTCTACCCACACATTGGACGCAATCAAGATGTCACAATTAGCCCAACAACAAGTAACGACCTGTATTAACAGCAATAACTCTCATAATACATCGTGTGGGAACGTAATTATGGTTGAAAGTTCTCTTGTTGCTAAACCCATTTATTCGTCAGTCGTGTTACCATTGACTAGCCATAGCTCGACAACTATTTTACCACCTTCCAACAAACTGAAAGCTATCCAGAAATCTACGAAAGGAGTGTCAAAAATTACAGTGAGCGCGTCCAATTTACAAAGAATTCACAAAGCAAACCCTACAAGCAAGGCATTACAAAAGAATTGCCTCGTAAATGATATCGACGATGATTTGGGAAACATACTAGATATACCAATAATATTTGCAAAGGATGACGATAATTTAAATTCTATCGAAAGGAATCCACCTTTGCCACAAGTAGCTGTACCTGCAGATGTTTATGAAAAGAACGCATCTAAACTACTAAATAGTAGTAGTACCAGAGTTGTTCTGATAAGCAACAAGCAAGACAAACTCCATCATCAGACAAGTACTAGCAAATTATTCGTATCACCTTGTACTCGAACAATTACATGTCCTAATGTAGATATAGCAAGTTTAAATCACGCGATGATGCGGGCAAGAGCCCAGAATCCCGCCGCATCTAAACCTAAAGCCGTAATCCCGATACACACTCGTACTAGTCAACCCACCATCAAATACACTAAAATAATCCTCGCGAAAAGGAATTCTCAACCATCCCAGGGAGACAATAAGAACGATAAGAGCGATAAGAATGAGCGGGTTGTTGTTACAAAGGCAATTGACAAAATTAATACGCCAAAGCTGTTGAACCATAACAAGGATGAGCATAAGTATGCGCGGATTACGGAGAGACAATTTAGAGAAAGCGAGTACAAGTCGGCAGACGAAACGTTAGAAATCGAAGATGCTATAAAGATGAATATCATAGAACGTAAATGCATACCTATGCAGCGAGTTGATTCGACATCGCCGACAAACCATGACAATGCCAACCAAACTTTTACTGAAACaaaggtaaatataaaagaCGATAATCTATTGCAACGTAATAGATGA
- the Rcd1 gene encoding reduction in Cnn dots 1 isoform X1, which produces MLAIMSAMPSTSSSGSRVSSPISDTFDDSPNRLTTYLHQLAGCYEMNVDVVTKDHCYARPWNWKPENIYVKPVKRLFFPKKSVPAEKAICDEEIDVEEDAVQAFLPPVDFTRAHHQMDELQRLANFARQDENEDWEEQLDKIPWSPVQNRIFTKVLEILNSERLARLAKASSLIEPIHRRTLVDTAARRFRETLASAGWDWRLAQWLHSLLFDHLPQQYLGIYLDILQTLRLKIPQLIDKMIAVQPNINAKTGSITWETLGSLLKRSWDPISPSLNINRIKKLPGNPILIIAPSGVGSNISSRQHKWISQLGALGMVVTVHTHLGLTANRMTMMVCIDQLVQATRTKIQDVRSDCPGQPIVLVGFNTGAALACQVAQLEHVTAVICLGFPFSTVEGKRNTPDDTLMDIRCPVMFIIGQNATLVRGDDLEGLRERMLVETSLIVVGSADDHLRISTARKISEGITQSMADRCILDEIGDFVGSILSQPHPLPLRSMSLSNYENKSNRKESRKRRNSTSSFVDSEPNSPTVKRCRPNTPISPITVSVGHNAQSPETTIPKAATFGAQSSLVTVSGAHTSHTQTVKRKPRVINNQKAHYVEHPMSSRFPGQQNSNSDNGGITLNIGSLASLAPIGPIRLAPAASSTSQTVSTTQKLTTPKYSVASAKVPKIIPANLQLQNLPKMKAIVSSNKAFSKVMSNNYRHLNISDVHADAKLLKVLQTTPGNQIGLNTPTAGTIHGLPTVGATNGSLSNILLNGKSSMTLATISSSSSSSSSSSLSSSSSSSSSSSSSSSSSSSSSSSSSSSSSSSSSTRVSAAACSILPTHNTAAATSVASTTTASTISKVMDDMATTTGNSSHPVQSSTHTLDAIKMSQLAQQQVTTCINSNNSHNTSCGNVIMVESSLVAKPIYSSVVLPLTSHSSTTILPPSNKLKAIQKSTKGVSKITVSASNLQRIHKANPTSKALQKNCLVNDIDDDLGNILDIPIIFAKDDDNLNSIERNPPLPQVAVPADVYEKNASKLLNSSSTRVVLISNKQDKLHHQTSTSKLFVSPCTRTITCPNVDIASLNHAMMRARAQNPAASKPKAVIPIHTRTSQPTIKYTKIILAKRNSQPSQGDNKNDKSDKNERVVVTKAIDKINTPKLLNHNKDEHKYARITERQFRESEYKSADETLEIEDAIKMNIIERKCIPMQRVDSTSPTNHDNANQTFTETKVNIKDDNLLQRNR; this is translated from the exons atGTTGGCAATAATGTCAGCAATGCCTTCCACGTCATCAAGTGGCTCTAGAGTGTCGAGTCCCATCAGCGATACTTTCGACGATAGTCCAAACAGATTGACCACGTATTTGCATCAGCTTGCTGGCTGCTATGAAATGAATGTCGACGTGGTTACAAAAGATCATTGTTATGCCCGCCCATGGAATTGGAAACCAGAAAATATATACGTGAAACCTGTAAAAAGGCTTTTCTTCCCCAAGAAAAGTGTACCAGC GGAGAAAGCCATTTGTGACGAAGAAATTGATGTAGAAGAAGATGCTGTCCAAGCATTTCTACCACCGGTAGATTTTACAAGAGCTCACCATCAAATGGACGAACTTCAAAGGTTGGCTAATTTTGCTCGGCAAGATGAAAACGAAGATTGGGAAGAACAACTTGATAAAATTCCATGGTCTCCGGTTCAGAATCGAATATTTACCAAAGtgcttgaaatattaaattcagagAGACTCGCAAGATTAGCCAAAGCAAGTAGTCTTATAGAACCAATTCATCGACGTACATTAGTCGATACAGCTGCAAGAAGATTTAGAGAAACATTGGCGTCCGCTGGTTGGGATTGGAGGCTCGCGCAATGGTTGCATAGTCTATTATTCGATCACCTTCCTCAACAATACCTTGGAATCTATCTGGACATATTGCAAACGTTAAGACTGAAAATTCCTCAACTTATCGATAAAATGATTGCTGTACAGCCAAATATCAATGCAAAAACAGGTTCTATAACATGGGAAACTCTTGGATCTCTTCTAAAACGATCGTGGGATCCAATTAGTCCGAGTTTAAATATCAATAGAATT AAAAAATTACCAGGAAATCCAATTTTAATAATAGCCCCTTCCGGTGTCGGATCTAATATCTCTTCTCGACAACACAAGTGGATCTCTCAATTAGGAGCTTTAGGGATGGTTGTTACCGTTCATACACATTTAGGATTGACAGCCAATAGAATGACCATGATGGTGTGCATCGACCAACTGGTTCAGGCTACAAGGACTAAAATACAAGACGTTAGAAGCGATTGCCCTGGCCAACCAATAGTACTGGTTGGTTTTAATACCGGTGCTGCCCTTGCGTGTCAG GTAGCGCAGTTGGAACATGTAACCGCCGTTATTTGTCTCGGTTTCCCTTTTTCTACGGTCGAGGGAAAACGGAATACGCCTGATGATACGCTAATGGATATTCGGTGTCCGGTTATGTTCATTATTGGGCAAAATGCTACACTTGTAAGGGGCGATGATTTGGAAGGTCTTAGGGAAAGGATGTTGGTAGAAACAAGTTTGATAGTAGTTGGATCGGCTGATGATCATTTAAGAATATCTACCGCAAGAAAGATATCGGAAGGTATTACGCAAAGTATGGCGGATAGATGTATCTTGGATGAAATCGGAGACTTTGTGGGTAGTATTCTCTCGCAACCACACCCCTTACCATTAAGATCAATGTCATTGTCAAATTATGAGAATAAAAGCAACAGAAAAGAGTCTCGGAAACGAAGAAACTCGACAAGTAGTTTTGTGGATAGTGAACCGAATTCTCCAACAGTAAAGAGATGTCGCCCGAATACACCGATATCTCCGATTACAGTGTCCGTTGGACACAACGCACAATCACCTGAAACTACGATTCCTAAAGCAGCAACATTCGGCGCGCAATCGAGTTTGGTGACAGTGAGTGGAGCACATACGAGTCACACACAGACGGTAAAGCGAAAACCTCGCGTGATCAATAACCAGAAAGCTCACTATGTAGAGCACCCGATGTCGTCTAGATTTCCCGGTCAG CAGAATTCCAATTCAGATAATGGCGGCATAACGTTAAATATCGGCTCTTTGGCAAGTCTAGCGCCAATCGGTCCGATACGTCTAGCTCCGGCGGCATCGTCGACAAGTCAAACTGTATCTACCACCCAAAAATTAACTACACCCAAGTACTCGGTTGCCTCGGCTAAAGTGCCCAAGATTATACCGGCCAATCTACAACTACAGAATCTACCAAAAATGAAAGCAATCGTATCGTCCAACAAAGCTTTCTCTAAAGTAATGTCAAACAACTACAGGCATCTTAATATTTCTGATGTACACGCTGATGCAAAATTGCTCAAAGTTTTACAAACAACACCAGGAAACCAAATTGGATTGAATACGCCTACTGCAGGTA CGATACACGGTTTACCTACGGTTGGGGCGACAAATGGATCTTTATCGAATATCTTGCTAAATGGCAAAAGTTCAATGACACTCGCCACAATCTCGTCGTCATCATCGTCCTCATCCTCTTCGTCtttgtcctcctcgtcctcgtcgtcgtcgtcctcgtcctcgtcgtcctcatcgtcgtcgtcgtcgtcgtcgtcgtcgtcgtcgtcgtcgtcatcgtcgtcatctaCGCGTGTATCAGCAGCGGCTTGTAGTATTCTACCGACACACAACACGGCTGCGGCAACTAGCGTAGCATCGACTACTACTGCATCGACCATATCAAAAG TGATGGACGACATGGCAACAACCACCGGTAACTCTTCGCATCCTGTGCAGAGTTCTACCCACACATTGGACGCAATCAAGATGTCACAATTAGCCCAACAACAAGTAACGACCTGTATTAACAGCAATAACTCTCATAATACATCGTGTGGGAACGTAATTATGGTTGAAAGTTCTCTTGTTGCTAAACCCATTTATTCGTCAGTCGTGTTACCATTGACTAGCCATAGCTCGACAACTATTTTACCACCTTCCAACAAACTGAAAGCTATCCAGAAATCTACGAAAGGAGTGTCAAAAATTACAGTGAGCGCGTCCAATTTACAAAGAATTCACAAAGCAAACCCTACAAGCAAGGCATTACAAAAGAATTGCCTCGTAAATGATATCGACGATGATTTGGGAAACATACTAGATATACCAATAATATTTGCAAAGGATGACGATAATTTAAATTCTATCGAAAGGAATCCACCTTTGCCACAAGTAGCTGTACCTGCAGATGTTTATGAAAAGAACGCATCTAAACTACTAAATAGTAGTAGTACCAGAGTTGTTCTGATAAGCAACAAGCAAGACAAACTCCATCATCAGACAAGTACTAGCAAATTATTCGTATCACCTTGTACTCGAACAATTACATGTCCTAATGTAGATATAGCAAGTTTAAATCACGCGATGATGCGGGCAAGAGCCCAGAATCCCGCCGCATCTAAACCTAAAGCCGTAATCCCGATACACACTCGTACTAGTCAACCCACCATCAAATACACTAAAATAATCCTCGCGAAAAGGAATTCTCAACCATCCCAGGGAGACAATAAGAACGATAAGAGCGATAAGAATGAGCGGGTTGTTGTTACAAAGGCAATTGACAAAATTAATACGCCAAAGCTGTTGAACCATAACAAGGATGAGCATAAGTATGCGCGGATTACGGAGAGACAATTTAGAGAAAGCGAGTACAAGTCGGCAGACGAAACGTTAGAAATCGAAGATGCTATAAAGATGAATATCATAGAACGTAAATGCATACCTATGCAGCGAGTTGATTCGACATCGCCGACAAACCATGACAATGCCAACCAAACTTTTACTGAAACaaaggtaaatataaaagaCGATAATCTATTGCAACGTAATAGATGA
- the Rcd1 gene encoding reduction in Cnn dots 1 isoform X4: protein MLAIMSAMPSTSSSGSRVSSPISDTFDDSPNRLTTYLHQLAGCYEMNVDVVTKDHCYARPWNWKPENIYVKPVKRLFFPKKSVPAEKAICDEEIDVEEDAVQAFLPPVDFTRAHHQMDELQRLANFARQDENEDWEEQLDKIPWSPVQNRIFTKVLEILNSERLARLAKASSLIEPIHRRTLVDTAARRFRETLASAGWDWRLAQWLHSLLFDHLPQQYLGIYLDILQTLRLKIPQLIDKMIAVQPNINAKTGSITWETLGSLLKRSWDPISPSLNINRIKKLPGNPILIIAPSGVGSNISSRQHKWISQLGALGMVVTVHTHLGLTANRMTMMVCIDQLVQATRTKIQDVRSDCPGQPIVLVGFNTGAALACQVAQLEHVTAVICLGFPFSTVEGKRNTPDDTLMDIRCPVMFIIGQNATLVRGDDLEGLRERMLVETSLIVVGSADDHLRISTARKISEGITQSMADRCILDEIGDFVGSILSQPHPLPLRSMSLSNYENKSNRKESRKRRNSTSSFVDSEPNSPTVKRCRPNTPISPITVSVGHNAQSPETTIPKAATFGAQSSLVTVSGAHTSHTQTVKRKPRVINNQKAHYVEHPMSSRFPGQQNSNSDNGGITLNIGSLASLAPIGPIRLAPAASSTSQTVSTTQKLTTPKYSVASAKVPKIIPANLQLQNLPKMKAIVSSNKAFSKVMSNNYRHLNISDVHADAKLLKVLQTTPGNQIGLNTPTAGMMDDMATTTGNSSHPVQSSTHTLDAIKMSQLAQQQVTTCINSNNSHNTSCGNVIMVESSLVAKPIYSSVVLPLTSHSSTTILPPSNKLKAIQKSTKGVSKITVSASNLQRIHKANPTSKALQKNCLVNDIDDDLGNILDIPIIFAKDDDNLNSIERNPPLPQVAVPADVYEKNASKLLNSSSTRVVLISNKQDKLHHQTSTSKLFVSPCTRTITCPNVDIASLNHAMMRARAQNPAASKPKAVIPIHTRTSQPTIKYTKIILAKRNSQPSQGDNKNDKSDKNERVVVTKAIDKINTPKLLNHNKDEHKYARITERQFRESEYKSADETLEIEDAIKMNIIERKCIPMQRVDSTSPTNHDNANQTFTETKVNIKDDNLLQRNR, encoded by the exons atGTTGGCAATAATGTCAGCAATGCCTTCCACGTCATCAAGTGGCTCTAGAGTGTCGAGTCCCATCAGCGATACTTTCGACGATAGTCCAAACAGATTGACCACGTATTTGCATCAGCTTGCTGGCTGCTATGAAATGAATGTCGACGTGGTTACAAAAGATCATTGTTATGCCCGCCCATGGAATTGGAAACCAGAAAATATATACGTGAAACCTGTAAAAAGGCTTTTCTTCCCCAAGAAAAGTGTACCAGC GGAGAAAGCCATTTGTGACGAAGAAATTGATGTAGAAGAAGATGCTGTCCAAGCATTTCTACCACCGGTAGATTTTACAAGAGCTCACCATCAAATGGACGAACTTCAAAGGTTGGCTAATTTTGCTCGGCAAGATGAAAACGAAGATTGGGAAGAACAACTTGATAAAATTCCATGGTCTCCGGTTCAGAATCGAATATTTACCAAAGtgcttgaaatattaaattcagagAGACTCGCAAGATTAGCCAAAGCAAGTAGTCTTATAGAACCAATTCATCGACGTACATTAGTCGATACAGCTGCAAGAAGATTTAGAGAAACATTGGCGTCCGCTGGTTGGGATTGGAGGCTCGCGCAATGGTTGCATAGTCTATTATTCGATCACCTTCCTCAACAATACCTTGGAATCTATCTGGACATATTGCAAACGTTAAGACTGAAAATTCCTCAACTTATCGATAAAATGATTGCTGTACAGCCAAATATCAATGCAAAAACAGGTTCTATAACATGGGAAACTCTTGGATCTCTTCTAAAACGATCGTGGGATCCAATTAGTCCGAGTTTAAATATCAATAGAATT AAAAAATTACCAGGAAATCCAATTTTAATAATAGCCCCTTCCGGTGTCGGATCTAATATCTCTTCTCGACAACACAAGTGGATCTCTCAATTAGGAGCTTTAGGGATGGTTGTTACCGTTCATACACATTTAGGATTGACAGCCAATAGAATGACCATGATGGTGTGCATCGACCAACTGGTTCAGGCTACAAGGACTAAAATACAAGACGTTAGAAGCGATTGCCCTGGCCAACCAATAGTACTGGTTGGTTTTAATACCGGTGCTGCCCTTGCGTGTCAG GTAGCGCAGTTGGAACATGTAACCGCCGTTATTTGTCTCGGTTTCCCTTTTTCTACGGTCGAGGGAAAACGGAATACGCCTGATGATACGCTAATGGATATTCGGTGTCCGGTTATGTTCATTATTGGGCAAAATGCTACACTTGTAAGGGGCGATGATTTGGAAGGTCTTAGGGAAAGGATGTTGGTAGAAACAAGTTTGATAGTAGTTGGATCGGCTGATGATCATTTAAGAATATCTACCGCAAGAAAGATATCGGAAGGTATTACGCAAAGTATGGCGGATAGATGTATCTTGGATGAAATCGGAGACTTTGTGGGTAGTATTCTCTCGCAACCACACCCCTTACCATTAAGATCAATGTCATTGTCAAATTATGAGAATAAAAGCAACAGAAAAGAGTCTCGGAAACGAAGAAACTCGACAAGTAGTTTTGTGGATAGTGAACCGAATTCTCCAACAGTAAAGAGATGTCGCCCGAATACACCGATATCTCCGATTACAGTGTCCGTTGGACACAACGCACAATCACCTGAAACTACGATTCCTAAAGCAGCAACATTCGGCGCGCAATCGAGTTTGGTGACAGTGAGTGGAGCACATACGAGTCACACACAGACGGTAAAGCGAAAACCTCGCGTGATCAATAACCAGAAAGCTCACTATGTAGAGCACCCGATGTCGTCTAGATTTCCCGGTCAG CAGAATTCCAATTCAGATAATGGCGGCATAACGTTAAATATCGGCTCTTTGGCAAGTCTAGCGCCAATCGGTCCGATACGTCTAGCTCCGGCGGCATCGTCGACAAGTCAAACTGTATCTACCACCCAAAAATTAACTACACCCAAGTACTCGGTTGCCTCGGCTAAAGTGCCCAAGATTATACCGGCCAATCTACAACTACAGAATCTACCAAAAATGAAAGCAATCGTATCGTCCAACAAAGCTTTCTCTAAAGTAATGTCAAACAACTACAGGCATCTTAATATTTCTGATGTACACGCTGATGCAAAATTGCTCAAAGTTTTACAAACAACACCAGGAAACCAAATTGGATTGAATACGCCTACTGCAGGTA TGATGGACGACATGGCAACAACCACCGGTAACTCTTCGCATCCTGTGCAGAGTTCTACCCACACATTGGACGCAATCAAGATGTCACAATTAGCCCAACAACAAGTAACGACCTGTATTAACAGCAATAACTCTCATAATACATCGTGTGGGAACGTAATTATGGTTGAAAGTTCTCTTGTTGCTAAACCCATTTATTCGTCAGTCGTGTTACCATTGACTAGCCATAGCTCGACAACTATTTTACCACCTTCCAACAAACTGAAAGCTATCCAGAAATCTACGAAAGGAGTGTCAAAAATTACAGTGAGCGCGTCCAATTTACAAAGAATTCACAAAGCAAACCCTACAAGCAAGGCATTACAAAAGAATTGCCTCGTAAATGATATCGACGATGATTTGGGAAACATACTAGATATACCAATAATATTTGCAAAGGATGACGATAATTTAAATTCTATCGAAAGGAATCCACCTTTGCCACAAGTAGCTGTACCTGCAGATGTTTATGAAAAGAACGCATCTAAACTACTAAATAGTAGTAGTACCAGAGTTGTTCTGATAAGCAACAAGCAAGACAAACTCCATCATCAGACAAGTACTAGCAAATTATTCGTATCACCTTGTACTCGAACAATTACATGTCCTAATGTAGATATAGCAAGTTTAAATCACGCGATGATGCGGGCAAGAGCCCAGAATCCCGCCGCATCTAAACCTAAAGCCGTAATCCCGATACACACTCGTACTAGTCAACCCACCATCAAATACACTAAAATAATCCTCGCGAAAAGGAATTCTCAACCATCCCAGGGAGACAATAAGAACGATAAGAGCGATAAGAATGAGCGGGTTGTTGTTACAAAGGCAATTGACAAAATTAATACGCCAAAGCTGTTGAACCATAACAAGGATGAGCATAAGTATGCGCGGATTACGGAGAGACAATTTAGAGAAAGCGAGTACAAGTCGGCAGACGAAACGTTAGAAATCGAAGATGCTATAAAGATGAATATCATAGAACGTAAATGCATACCTATGCAGCGAGTTGATTCGACATCGCCGACAAACCATGACAATGCCAACCAAACTTTTACTGAAACaaaggtaaatataaaagaCGATAATCTATTGCAACGTAATAGATGA